Within the Enterobacter bugandensis genome, the region ATCACGTCCACCTGAATATGCGCGTCCACGTACAGGCGGGTTAACAGCGGTGTGGCAATCACGCCCACCAGCGTGGATACCGAAGAGATGGTCACGGAGAGCGCCACGTCACCTTTCGCCAGATAGATCATCACGTTAGACGCCGTACCGCTGGCGACGCTGCCCACCAGTACCATCCCGGCGGAGAGATCGGGCGGCATCTTAAAGGCCATCGCCAGCAGCCAGGCCGCGAGCGGCATCACCAGGTAGTGCAGGAAGATCCCTGCAGCCACCGGCGCCGGGCGCGACAGCACGCGTTTAAAATCGTCGATTTTCAGGTGCACGCCCATGCCGAACATAATCAGCATCAGCAGCGTGGTGACCCACGGACCAATACCCGTGAAGGTGGTAGGGGTGTAATACGCGAGTACGGAGAGCAGCAGCGCCCATAGCGGGAACAGCCGGGTGATAACGGATAACATAGTGAATTCCTTGCAGTATTGTCGTGTTGTTTAGTTATGAAAAAGCCGGGTCTGTGCCCGGCTTATAGGTATTGTTTATCGTGCTAACGAATTTTATTCAAACAAATTCTGATGAAGTTTCTGCACCACCTGCTCGGCCTGATCGGCAGGGACCAGGAAACAAAGGTTATAGCTGGAGGCACCGTAGCAGATCATGCGGATGTTGAACGGGTCAAGCACGCCGAACACCTCTTTGCCCACGCCGCAGGCGCGAGACAGCTTGTTACCGATGATGGCCACCAGCGCCAGGTCTTCTTCGACCTCCACGCGGCACAGCTCAGACAGCTCAATCAGCAGCGACTGCGTCAGCAGGGTGTCGCCGGTGGAGGTGGAGCCGGTGGTGTCCAGCGTCAACGCAATGCTCACCTCGGAGGTGGTAATCAAATCTACAGAGATGTTATGGCGCGCGAGGATGCCAAACACTTCCGCCAGGAAGCCGCGGGAGTGCAGCATATTGTGGCTGTGCAGCGTGACCAGCGTCTGGCGGCGGCGCAGGGCCAGCGCGCGGAACAGCGGCGGGTTCTCGGTTTTCTTGCAGACCAGCGTCCCGCCCGCTTTTGGATCTTTACTGGAGCCAACGAAGACCGGAATATCGCTGCGCACGGCAGGCAGCAGCGTTGCCGGATGCAGCACTTTTGCACCGAAGGTGGCCATTTCAGCCGCTTCTTCAAAGGCAATCACATCAATACGTTTTGCCGCGGAAACGACGCGCGGATCGGTGGTGTAAATACCCGGCACGTCAGTCCAGATATCCACGCGCGTTGCGTGCAGGGCTTCGCCCAGCAGCGCGGCGGTGTAATCGCTGCCGCCACGGCCAAGCGTGGTCGTGCGTCCTTTCGCTTCGCTGCCGATAAAGCCCTGGGTGATCACCATGCCTTCTGCCAGGCGCGGCGCCAGCTGCTGGTTGGTGAGCTCGGCCAGCATCTCAACGTCCGGTTCAGCGCGCCCAAAACGATCGCTGGTGCGCATCACTTTACGCACGTCAAACCACTGCGCCTGAACGTTACGCTCGCGCATAATTTCAACGAACAGCAGGGTAGACATCAATTCACCGTGGCTGACCAGTTCATCGGTCAGGGCGGTGGAGGTGGCCAGTGATGCCGCTTCTGCCAGGGTGGTGATATTTTCCAGCAGGCGCTCCACTTCTTCGCGGATCACGTTCGGGTTTTGCAGACGTTCAAGAATGTCGAACTG harbors:
- the lysC gene encoding lysine-sensitive aspartokinase 3; translation: MTSFVVAKFGGTSVADYDAMNRSADVVLADPNTRLVVLSASAGVTNLLVSLSEGLEATERFVKLDALRKIQFDILERLQNPNVIREEVERLLENITTLAEAASLATSTALTDELVSHGELMSTLLFVEIMRERNVQAQWFDVRKVMRTSDRFGRAEPDVEMLAELTNQQLAPRLAEGMVITQGFIGSEAKGRTTTLGRGGSDYTAALLGEALHATRVDIWTDVPGIYTTDPRVVSAAKRIDVIAFEEAAEMATFGAKVLHPATLLPAVRSDIPVFVGSSKDPKAGGTLVCKKTENPPLFRALALRRRQTLVTLHSHNMLHSRGFLAEVFGILARHNISVDLITTSEVSIALTLDTTGSTSTGDTLLTQSLLIELSELCRVEVEEDLALVAIIGNKLSRACGVGKEVFGVLDPFNIRMICYGASSYNLCFLVPADQAEQVVQKLHQNLFE